A single window of Lutzomyia longipalpis isolate SR_M1_2022 chromosome 1, ASM2433408v1 DNA harbors:
- the LOC129791792 gene encoding uncharacterized protein LOC129791792, protein MATLKSLHYQRGSFKGQLKRLEDTLTTKQDLCLDELLVYEKSLEGIISKFETIQQQIYNLPELSQDSYHTEHDHELEFQDRSLKLQITLKIEIRQRTEHDEFHAASNESIVGNESKNESLVKLMEENLKMNRSMFDSFRNNSINQVKLPQLTMPTFTGNYADWSSFKDSFSCTIHQNKGLSNVQKFQYLKAQLSGEAASIVKHIAVTDDNYLLAWNLLEERFEKKQSIVSQYLRTFLEQSSVPDANPKLLRSLYNTTHGVIQALDAMDCTDRDIWLIHILLNKLDKETKTLWARETTSSQIPTLQQFMEFLQRRCDALEVIFTKDSDTFPAKKSKDSKPAKPDSKAAPKVSYTATNAKKCVICAQGAHKLQQCSKFTSSTPQQQLELVRANKLCTNCLRDSHSIESCQSSNCRRCGSRHHTLLHEAFIGNSSSVQQQVQTPQTGGQAATSGTSSVPQTAQTNQQQGALTTALVSHPAITQHTLLPTISLFITGRDGKTHSCKALLDSCSQPNFLTKRLAEKCRLPIHTQPNQTVVGVGNLSTKITHATRATISSNDFKFSTSCEFSVVDNIVGKQPSVTIATAWEAPPNVHLADPHFAVPSVIDMLLGVEVYTKVIRPGIIEGTPILFETLFGYVVAGNCPISQAKSSISCLCTLQESDSLNEQIERFWKIEEPQSTKPLLSNEEIDCEAHYSQHTRRDEHGRYIVSLPTNKNVHLLGDSYEIARKRFLCIERKLMKNPELRLHYVNFMTEYEQLGHMRLMPPDYTSPQPAVYLPHHPVVKLSSSSTPYRIVFNGSVKTTSGKSLNDALKVGPKIQDDLFDILLRYRQHNVVIKADIRKMFRQVKVIEEDQSLLRIFWRDAPYKPLQIYLLTTVTYGTACATYLSTRTIRQLVEDEGEHFPAAKQAQSDFYIDDFLSGAPTVEAAKELVQQMSDLMHKGGFHLTKWMSNDPAVLEGIPEEEREAQYVDFSDLDDSIKALGVRWKPYTDVYTFTVTPTGDVVTKRTILSEISRIFDPLGFLAPVVVTAKILMQSLWPLKTDWDADLSQEDEIYNKWNSYKQSLQEVTQIAVPRKFTSHFNPSEYHLLLFCDASEKAIAACAYMMTKEGDQISCRLLCAKTRVSPLKKTTVPRLELCAAVLAVKLLQSILSALKLDFKSIRAFSDSEIVLHWLAKEPQKWKTFVANRVSEIQQQLPRNHWHHVPSELNPADVASRGTTPSELANNTLWWHGPDFALLDDSFNDGSLTNVADDELLEQRVTCVTSVVSDFWKIIDEFSSHTRMIRYLSYWRRYLHNLKARVKGTPPATGPLTVSELTATNLLIVSQVQRQVFAKEFLALKSGKKLATPSRIIDLNPFLDENGIIRVGGRIQKSSLPISMKHQILLPDKHHFTRLIAEKTHLATCHGGPKLVEYTMKQRYWPLRGYDVASSVTRKCVRCFRCKPKPMQQIMGNLPADRVVQPRRPFTKVGVDFCGPFYIRAPLRRATKFKIYVAIFICFVSRAVHLEMVTDLSSEAFIAALTRFTARRGKPSDIYCDNATNFVGAAGKLKEIRKFLLEKDNQEKIIKHASEEEIQFHFIPPRSPNFGGLWESAVKIFKRHFYRVAGNVTLTYESFLTIMVQIESCMNSRPLTPKSSDPSDLDALTPSHFFLFEPANALPTHDVSDVPTNRLNRWRVNDQIVQHFWRRWAREVLLNMQQRRKWQKEQPNLQPGDLVVMIEDNLPPLTWLLGRIVLIHPGEDKKHRVATVQTKNGQFKRAISKLALLPVTDPTEQEVQNPTVQPREYVTAPKAGTE, encoded by the coding sequence AGCTTCAAGGGACAACTCAAACGTCTCGAGGACACTCTCACAACAAAGCAAGACCTTTGCCTAGACGAGCTTCTTGTCTATGAGAAGTCTCTGGAGGGCATTATCAGCAAATTCGAGACCATCCAGCAACAGATCTACAATCTTCCGGAACTTTCTCAAGATTCGTATCACACCGAACATGATCACGAATTGGAGTTTCAGGATCGCTCTCTTAAATTGCAAATCACACTCAAAATTGAGATACGCCAACGTACGGAGCATGATGAGTTCCACGCTGCTTCCAACGAGAGCATTGTCGGCAATGAGTCAAAAAATGAAAGCCTCGTAAAGCTCATGGAGGAGAATCTTAAGATGAATCGCTCTATGTTTGACTCATTTCGAAACAACAGCATCAATCAAGTGAAATTGCCTCAGCTGACCATGCCCACATTCACAGGCAATTACGCTGATTGGTCATCCTTCAAGGATTCTTTTTCCTGTACAATTCACCAAAACAAAGGGCTTTCAAACGTACAAAAGTTCCAATATCTGAAAGCTCAGCTGAGCGGTGAGGCCGCGTCTATCGTCAAGCACATTGCGGTCACTGACGACAATTATCTCTTGGCCTGGAACTTGCTTGAGGAACGGTTTGAGAAGAAGCAGAGTATTGTCAGCCAATATTTGCGCACCTTCTTGGAACAATCAAGTGTCCCGGATGCAAATCCAAAACTTCTGCGCAGCTTGTACAACACAACCCATGGAGTTATACAAGCACTTGATGCCATGGATTGTACCGATCGCGACATTTGGCTTATCCACATCCTACTCAACAAGCTCGACAAGGAGACCAAAACTCTCTGGGCCAGAGAGACCACCTCATCCCAGATTCCTACACTACAACAATTCATGGAGTTTCTTCAGCGGCGTTGCGATGCTCTCGAGGTTATCTTCACCAAAGACAGTGACACTTTTCCGGCCAAGAAGTCCAAGGATTCCAAACCAGCGAAGCCTGATTCGAAAGCCGCACCGAAAGTCAGCTACACTGCCACTAACGCCAAGAAATGCGTCATTTGCGCCCAAGGAGCCCACAAATTGCAACAGTGTTCCAAATTCACGAGTTCCACTCCACAGCAGCAGTTGGAATTAGTGAGAGCGAATAAACTTTGCACAAATTGTCTGCGAGACTCTCACAGCATTGAGTCTTGCCAATCATCAAACTGCAGGCGCTGTGGTTCACGTCATCACACTCTGCTTCATGAAGCTTTCATAGGAAACTCCTCCTCAGTTCAGCAGCAGGTTCAAACACCTCAAACTGGGGGCCAGGCAGCCACCTCCGGAACTTCATCGGTGCCACAAACGGCACAAACAAATCAACAACAAGGGGCACTTACTACTGCGCTCGTGAGTCACCCTGCTATTACACAGCACACCCTGCTGCCAacaatttctcttttcattaCCGGGCGTGATGGAAAAACACATTCATGCAAAGCGCTGCTAGATTCGTGCAGCCAacccaattttctcacaaaaaggCTCGCTGAAAAGTGCCGACTGCCAATCCACACACAACCAAATCAAACAGTAGTTGGTGTTGGCAATCTTTCTACCAAGATCACGCACGCTACACGGGCCACAATCAGCTCAAATGACTTCAAGTTCTCAACCTCATGCGAGTTCTCCGTCGTGGACAACATCGTTGGGAAACAACCATCAGTCACCATCGCCACTGCTTGGGAAGCCCCACCGAACGTACACCTTGCGGATCCTCATTTTGCAGTCCCAAGTGTCATTGACATGCTCCTTGGTGTTGAGGTTTACACAAAAGTCATCCGCCCTGGGATAATCGAGGGCACTCCCATTCTATTCGAAACACTTTTCGGGTATGTGGTTGCAGGCAATTGTCCCATTTCCCAGGCAAAATCGAGCATCAGCTGTCTCTGTACGTTGCAAGAGTCGGACTCACTTAACGAACAAATTGAGcgcttttggaaaattgaggagCCACAGTCTACAAAGCCCCTCCTCTCCAACGAGGAAATTGATTGCGAAGCCCACTATTCGCAACACACTCGCAGGGACGAACATGGCCGATACATCGTCTCTCTCCCCACCAATAAAAACGTGCATCTTTTGGGTGATTCTTACGAGATTGCAAGGAAGCGATTTCTTTGCATCGAACGCAAGCTCATGAAAAATCCAGAACTGCGCCTCCACTACGTCAATTTCATGACTGAATACGAACAGCTCGGGCACATGAGATTGATGCCCCCGGATTATACCTCACCTCAACCGGCTGTATATCTTCCTCATCACCCTGTCGTGAAGCTCTCTTCGTCATCTACCCCATACCGCATTGTATTTAACGGCTCTGTGAAGACAACTAGCGGAAAGTCACTCAATGATGCACTTAAAGTGGGGCCCAAGATTCAAGACGACCTCTTCGATATACTACTTCGATACAGACAGCACAACGTCGTGATCAAGGCAGATATTCGCAAGATGTTCCGACAGGTGAAAGTCATTGAGGAGGATCAAAGTCTACTGCGCATTTTCTGGAGAGATGCCCCATACAAACCTCTTCAAATTTATCTCTTGACAACCGTTACGTATGGCACCGCATGCGCGACGTACTTGAGCACACGAACTATTCGACAGCTCGTGGAAGATGAAGGTGAGCATTTTCCAGCAGCCAAACAGGCACAATCTGACTTTTACATTGATGACTTTCTTTCCGGCGCACCCACTGTCGAGGCTGCCAAAGAACTAGTTCAGCAAATGTCAGATCTCATGCACAAAGGCGGTTTTCATCTCACGAAGTGGATGTCTAACGACCCTGCTGTTCTCGAAGGCATCCCCGAAGAGGAGCGTGAAGCCCAATATGTTGACTTTTCTGATCTGGACGACTCTATCAAAGCCCTTGGTGTTCGTTGGAAGCCCTATACAGACGTATACACTTTCACAGTCACGCCTACTGGTGATGTAGTCACCAAACGCACCATACTCTCAGAGATTTCGAGAATTTTCGACCCACTCGGATTCCTCGCTCCAGTGGTCGTTACAGCCAAAATTCTGATGCAATCTTTGTGGCCGTTGAAGACCGATTGGGATGCTGATTTGTCACAAGAGGATGAAATTTACAACAAGTGGAATTCCTACAAACAGAGTCTCCAGGAAGTCACACAAATCGCTGTGCCGCGCAAATTTACATCTCATTTCAACCCAAGTGAGTatcatcttcttcttttttgtgatGCATCTGAGAAAGCCATTGCTGCGTGTGCATACATGATGACAAAGGAAGGGGACCAAATCAGCTGCCGACTTCTGTGTGCCAAAACTCGCGTGTCACCCCTCAAAAAGACCACAGTGCCACGACTCGAATTGTGCGCAGCAGTTCTCGCAGTGAAGCTCTTGCAATCAATCCTAAGCGCTCTCAAACTTGACTTCAAATCAATTAGAGCTTTTTCCGATTCTGAAATTGTCCTCCATTGGCTCGCAAAGGAACCCCAAAAGTGGAAAACATTTGTCGCAAACCGTGTCTCGGAGATTCAGCAGCAACTTCCACGCAATCATTGGCACCATGTTCCGTCTGAGCTCAACCCAGCCGACGTGGCGTCAAGGGGCACCACTCCCAGTGAGCTAGCCAACAATACTCTCTGGTGGCACGGACCAGATTTCGCACTTCTTGATGATTCATTCAATGATGGTTCACTCACGAATGTCGCGGATGATGAACTCCTCGAGCAACGTGTCACATGCGTTACAAGTGTTGTTTCGGACTTCTGGAAGATAATTGATGAATTCTCTTCACACACCAGAATGATTCGCTATTTGTCGTACTGGAGACGTTACCTGCACAACCTCAAGGCACGGGTCAAGGGCACTCCTCCTGCAACAGGACCTCTTACTGTCTCAGAGCTTACAGCGACAAATTTGCTCATCGTTTCACAAGTTCAGCGCCAGGTTTTCGCCAAGGAATTTCTTGCCTTGAAATCTGGGAAAAAGCTAGCTACACCATCACGCATCATCGATTTGAATCCCTTCCTCGATGAAAATGGCATTATTAGAGTCGGCGGAAGAATTCAGAAGTCATCGCTTCCCATTTCCATGAAGCATCAAATCCTGCTTCCTGACAAGCACCATTTCACACGACTTATCGCTGAAAAAACCCATTTGGCTACCTGCCACGGTGGTCCCAAACTGGTTGAGTACACAATGAAACAGCGCTACTGGCCACTTCGCGGGTACGACGTCGCAAGCTCCGTCACTCGAAAGTGCGTTCGCTGCTTCAGATGCAAGCCTAAGCCAATGCAGCAAATCATGGGCAACCTTCCCGCAGACCGTGTTGTCCAACCTCGTCGTCCTTTCACGAAGGTAGGCGTCGATTTCTGCGGCCCATTTTACATTAGGGCTCCTCTGCGACGTGCCACCAAATTCAAGATCTACGTAGCGATCTTCATATGCTTCGTCAGCAGAGCCGTGCACCTAGAGATGGTAACAGACTTGTCTTCCGAAGCATTCATTGCTGCTCTCACAAGGTTCACCGCTCGTCGAGGAAAACCTTCTGACATCTATTGCGACAATGCAACCAATTTCGTTGGCGCTGCAGGGAAGCTCAAGGAAATTCGCAAATTCCTCCTGGAAAAGGACAATCaagagaaaatcatcaaacatGCGTCCGAAGAAGAAATCCAATTCCACTTCATTCCTCCGAGAAGTCCCAACTTTGGCGGACTTTGGGAATCGGCAGTCAAGATTTTCAAACGACACTTCTATCGTGTCGCTGGGAATGTGACTCTCACTTACGAGTCATTCCTTACCATCATGGTGCAGATAGAAAGTTGTATGAACTCTCGCCCATTGACTCCAAAATCATCGGATCCCTCTGACTTGGACGCACTCACACCATCTCATTTCTTCCTTTTCGAACCTGCTAACGCTCTCCCAACACACGATGTCTCCGATGTTCCTACAAATCGCCTCAATCGATGGAGAGTCAACGATCAAATTGTTCAGCACTTCTGGCGACGTTGGGCTCGCGAAGTTCTACTCAACATGCAACAACGTCGAAAGTGGCAGAAGGAGCAACCCAACTTGCAACCTGGCGATCTGGTCGTGATGATCGAAGACAATCTACCGCCACTCACTTGGCTCCTGGGCAGGATTGTCCTGATTCATCCCGGGGAAGACAAGAAGCACAGGGTGGCCACAGTACAAACCAAAAATGGCCAATTCAAACGTGCCATTTCAAAACTCGCATTGCTCCCGGTTACGGACCCTACTGAGCAGGAAGTTCAGAATCCTACGGTTCAGCCCCGGGAATATGTTACGGCGCCAAAAGCCGGCACCGAATGA